A single window of Agromyces aureus DNA harbors:
- a CDS encoding DUF2703 domain-containing protein — translation MSIEILHIDDCPNWAEAGDRVREAVRSLRDDNGIEISFRLLSSPEDAMQVRFAGSPTILLNGEDLFPGGEPTSELACRVYATPTGLAGLPTTEQIIDAVASRER, via the coding sequence GTGAGCATCGAAATCCTCCACATCGACGACTGCCCGAACTGGGCAGAGGCGGGTGATCGTGTCCGTGAAGCGGTCCGGTCGCTGCGCGACGACAACGGCATCGAGATATCCTTCCGGCTGCTGAGCTCTCCTGAAGACGCCATGCAGGTCCGGTTCGCGGGATCACCCACGATCCTTCTCAACGGGGAGGACCTCTTCCCGGGCGGAGAACCGACCTCGGAATTGGCGTGCCGCGTTTACGCGACGCCAACCGGATTGGCCGGCCTGCCCACCACCGAGCAGATAATCGATGCGGTGGCATCGCGTGAACGCTGA
- a CDS encoding DUF6545 domain-containing protein produces the protein MTSVIVAGLMWLLVLALLVLRRGRVERTITWAAVTIAISMTLNIDAVYLALDAAAGGSNVVTLVADLALMTGVFLLGRGVMKAADHPPRAVRIALSRVVFGAAVFSASIAFFLIERGATTTNFMLDLGQQPAAAVYSMIHFTYYAVVLGAMAVVASEQVRVSHGILALPPALLVAGCGFGISLTIDIIVMDLAHLAGNTGLMSTAAVFYGPLYLLTFLLLCSGFAGQPFARAVRTRRRERTTRELAARLAPVWQAASDVHPGISRNAEAVFDADDPETLLHRQVVEIRDAMIDTRVAFAVRGADLQSLEDAERHLVGESATPATSTRVRQ, from the coding sequence GTGACGTCCGTCATCGTGGCCGGCCTCATGTGGCTGCTCGTCCTCGCGCTGCTCGTGCTGCGTCGCGGACGCGTGGAGCGCACCATCACGTGGGCCGCGGTGACGATCGCGATTTCGATGACGCTCAACATCGATGCCGTGTATCTCGCGCTCGACGCTGCGGCGGGGGGATCGAACGTGGTCACGCTGGTCGCCGACCTCGCGCTGATGACCGGCGTCTTCCTGCTCGGCCGCGGCGTCATGAAGGCAGCGGACCACCCGCCCCGAGCCGTACGGATTGCGCTCAGTCGCGTTGTGTTCGGCGCGGCCGTCTTCAGCGCTTCGATCGCGTTCTTCTTGATCGAGCGCGGTGCGACCACGACGAACTTCATGCTCGACCTTGGCCAGCAACCCGCCGCGGCGGTCTATTCAATGATTCATTTCACGTACTACGCGGTCGTGCTCGGAGCGATGGCCGTCGTGGCCTCGGAGCAGGTTCGCGTCAGCCACGGCATCCTGGCGTTGCCGCCGGCGCTGTTGGTTGCGGGCTGTGGGTTCGGCATCTCACTGACCATCGACATCATCGTCATGGATCTCGCGCATCTCGCCGGCAACACGGGCCTGATGAGCACGGCGGCCGTGTTCTATGGCCCGCTGTATCTGCTTACCTTCCTACTCCTGTGCAGCGGGTTCGCCGGGCAGCCGTTCGCTCGGGCGGTCCGTACTCGCCGGCGCGAACGCACCACGAGGGAACTCGCAGCCCGGTTGGCGCCCGTCTGGCAGGCGGCATCCGACGTCCACCCGGGTATCAGTCGGAACGCGGAGGCCGTATTCGATGCGGATGACCCTGAGACGCTGTTGCATCGCCAGGTCGTAGAGATCCGGGACGCGATGATCGATACACGGGTCGCCTTCGCTGTCAGGGGTGCGGATCTCCAATCGCTCGAGGACGCTGAGCGTCATCTGGTCGGCGAGAGTGCGACTCCGGCCACTTCGACGCGGGTGCGGCAGTGA
- a CDS encoding DUF6112 family protein, translating to MIDIDPNGTGLPGIDQLRVIVGAVMTVGLILAVLALIIAAIVWGFGANSSNPHLASRGKSGVLIACGAAIICGAAVTLTNFFWNVGQAI from the coding sequence ATGATCGACATCGACCCCAATGGCACCGGCCTGCCCGGCATCGACCAACTCCGTGTCATCGTCGGCGCAGTCATGACCGTCGGCTTGATCCTCGCCGTGCTCGCGCTGATCATCGCTGCAATCGTCTGGGGCTTCGGCGCGAACTCGTCGAATCCGCACCTGGCATCGCGGGGCAAGTCAGGCGTACTGATCGCGTGCGGCGCAGCGATCATCTGCGGCGCTGCGGTGACGCTGACGAACTTCTTCTGGAACGTCGGCCAAGCCATCTGA
- a CDS encoding ArdC family protein, producing MSSIPGQRVERDAKIAELHERLTVAVEQLVSGDAWVKAIEFAARFRRRSFNNVLLIHVQHAAAYELGTVPEPAPTFVAGFKQWQALGRRVTAGQHGYSILAPLTARFATADPADPGSWHRLASAERPRPGEVVRPKLIGVRPTYVWDVSQTDGRPLPQRPAPRLLHGEAPTGLWDALAALVDRAGFVLSSAPDATALGGANGLTNFIDRTVLVRADLEPAAAVKTLAHELAHLQLHDPEAAPRGIGPLAGTNPSDDVPQHRGIAEVEAESVALMVGAAHGMDTSVFTVPYVSGWADSVPGITPVEVVQATGERVRRAAGGILDELRTPQLDDGDPVALGQVQVAAARSLAPTAPPNRAMDPISTRGLA from the coding sequence GTGTCGTCGATTCCAGGCCAGCGCGTCGAACGCGACGCCAAGATCGCTGAACTTCACGAACGCCTGACCGTTGCCGTCGAACAGCTCGTGTCTGGCGACGCTTGGGTCAAGGCGATCGAGTTCGCAGCGCGCTTTCGCCGACGGTCGTTCAACAACGTGCTGCTCATCCATGTACAGCACGCCGCCGCCTACGAGCTCGGTACAGTGCCCGAGCCTGCCCCGACATTCGTCGCGGGCTTCAAGCAATGGCAGGCGCTCGGGCGACGCGTGACCGCGGGCCAACACGGGTACTCGATCCTCGCGCCGCTGACCGCGAGATTCGCGACCGCTGACCCGGCCGATCCGGGCTCGTGGCACAGGCTCGCGTCAGCTGAGCGCCCCAGACCTGGCGAAGTGGTCCGACCGAAGCTCATCGGCGTTCGACCCACGTACGTCTGGGATGTCTCGCAAACCGACGGGCGGCCACTCCCCCAGCGGCCTGCACCGAGGCTGCTCCATGGCGAGGCACCAACGGGGTTGTGGGATGCTCTCGCCGCACTGGTTGATCGCGCCGGCTTCGTCCTGTCTTCGGCACCGGATGCCACCGCGCTCGGTGGCGCGAACGGGCTCACCAACTTCATTGATCGCACCGTGCTCGTGCGCGCCGATCTCGAGCCGGCCGCGGCCGTCAAAACGCTGGCACACGAACTGGCGCACCTCCAACTTCACGACCCGGAGGCCGCGCCACGCGGGATCGGACCGCTCGCAGGCACGAACCCCTCAGATGACGTCCCTCAGCATCGTGGGATCGCCGAGGTCGAGGCCGAATCGGTCGCGCTCATGGTCGGCGCCGCGCACGGCATGGACACTTCGGTCTTCACCGTTCCATACGTGTCCGGGTGGGCCGACTCGGTGCCCGGGATCACGCCTGTCGAGGTCGTGCAGGCCACCGGCGAACGGGTACGACGTGCGGCAGGCGGCATCCTCGATGAGCTCCGAACGCCGCAGCTCGACGATGGCGATCCCGTCGCGCTCGGGCAGGTGCAGGTCGCCGCAGCTCGCTCGCTCGCTCCGACTGCGCCGCCGAACAGAGCGATGGACCCGATCAGCACGCGGGGGCTCGCATGA
- a CDS encoding DsbA family protein: MKRSTKIQAGILAGVLLAGGAGILAIALNQPGAAQSAPSTSTVVAENSHRLDVAENSEVTFTEFLDFECEVCGAVYPVVEELREEYAGRVTFVTRYFPLPGHFNSRNAAIAVEAAARQGKFEEMYHRMFETQAEWGEQKVSAADRFREFAEELGLDLDAYDAAIADPATEARVQQDYDAATALGATGTPTIFINDEYIPLTSPDDLRKALDAALSEQ; the protein is encoded by the coding sequence GTGAAGCGAAGCACGAAGATCCAGGCCGGCATCCTCGCGGGCGTGCTCCTCGCGGGCGGCGCCGGCATCCTCGCGATCGCACTGAACCAGCCCGGTGCCGCGCAGAGCGCGCCGAGCACGTCGACGGTCGTCGCTGAGAACAGCCACCGCCTGGATGTCGCGGAGAACAGTGAGGTCACGTTCACCGAGTTCCTCGACTTCGAATGCGAAGTCTGCGGTGCCGTCTACCCGGTCGTCGAGGAACTCCGCGAGGAGTATGCCGGCCGCGTCACCTTCGTGACCCGGTACTTCCCGCTGCCCGGGCACTTCAATTCACGAAACGCGGCGATCGCCGTTGAAGCGGCCGCCCGGCAGGGCAAGTTCGAAGAGATGTACCACCGCATGTTCGAGACCCAGGCCGAGTGGGGCGAACAAAAGGTCTCCGCGGCCGACCGGTTCCGGGAATTCGCCGAGGAACTCGGACTCGACCTCGACGCCTACGATGCTGCGATTGCTGATCCAGCCACCGAGGCCAGAGTCCAGCAGGACTACGACGCCGCGACAGCGTTGGGCGCCACCGGCACACCGACGATCTTCATCAACGACGAGTACATCCCACTCACCTCACCCGATGACCTCCGCAAAGCGCTCGACGCCGCCCTCAGCGAGCAGTGA
- a CDS encoding alpha/beta hydrolase family protein: protein MLGALAALSLAFGGLGYVIARRVTAPVGPRRFDLIVRGVDDSGETPVVILSRTAKTEVVGKFNLILESGAWVRLGPEVHDVGAGLVGRDVEQSDVPPSLVPGVRASWSGIYFRTPADAGLHARDVETITSAGPAPAWLIPPDEHESGDWAIHIHGLGSSRAGTLRGVQVAAAAGLTSLVVTYRNDGEGPRVGSGRSTLGALETDDVDSAVRYALEQGARRIILFGWSMGGAIALQLASRSGVREHLAGIVLESPILDWVETIKANCARAGLAKWVGALAVPWLNSKTLSRILGLAAPVRTEQFDRVSAEMRSSFPILLIHGTADTSAPFELARKFAQAHRSVELAAVDSDHTLTWNPEPGRWRARLSLWLSSLGTGPT, encoded by the coding sequence GTGCTCGGCGCGCTCGCGGCGCTCAGCCTCGCGTTCGGCGGCCTTGGGTACGTCATCGCGCGGCGCGTGACGGCGCCTGTTGGTCCACGGCGATTCGATCTCATTGTTCGCGGCGTGGATGACTCGGGGGAGACACCTGTAGTCATCCTCTCGCGCACGGCGAAGACGGAAGTCGTCGGCAAGTTCAACCTGATTCTCGAATCCGGGGCTTGGGTAAGACTCGGCCCTGAGGTCCACGACGTTGGTGCGGGCCTGGTCGGTCGGGACGTCGAGCAATCAGACGTGCCGCCCTCGCTCGTGCCTGGCGTGCGTGCCTCTTGGAGCGGCATCTACTTCCGGACACCGGCGGATGCTGGATTGCACGCGCGCGACGTGGAGACTATTACCTCGGCCGGCCCAGCTCCCGCGTGGTTGATCCCTCCAGACGAGCACGAATCGGGGGACTGGGCGATCCACATCCACGGGCTTGGCAGCTCTCGCGCCGGAACGCTCCGAGGCGTCCAGGTCGCGGCAGCCGCTGGGTTGACCTCGCTCGTTGTGACGTACCGGAACGACGGTGAAGGTCCCCGCGTCGGCAGCGGCCGTTCAACGCTGGGAGCGCTGGAGACTGATGACGTCGATTCCGCCGTGCGATACGCCCTTGAGCAGGGCGCTCGCCGGATCATCCTCTTTGGCTGGTCGATGGGCGGCGCGATTGCACTCCAACTCGCCTCGCGATCGGGGGTGCGTGAGCACCTGGCAGGCATCGTGCTGGAATCACCAATCCTCGATTGGGTCGAGACGATCAAGGCGAATTGCGCTCGCGCGGGTTTGGCGAAATGGGTCGGCGCGCTTGCCGTGCCGTGGTTGAACTCGAAGACCCTCTCGAGGATTCTCGGTCTCGCGGCACCGGTTCGAACTGAGCAATTCGACCGGGTGTCCGCCGAGATGCGAAGCTCATTCCCAATCCTGCTGATTCATGGGACCGCGGATACGTCGGCGCCGTTTGAGCTGGCGCGCAAGTTCGCTCAAGCCCATCGATCGGTCGAACTGGCCGCGGTAGATTCCGACCACACGCTCACTTGGAACCCTGAACCAGGGCGCTGGCGTGCCCGCCTATCGCTGTGGCTCAGTTCGCTTGGGACGGGCCCGACATAG
- a CDS encoding DUF6112 family protein, whose translation MDIFPDFGAVGAAAELRSIIGALMTYVLIFAVLMLIISAVTWALASSNGHVQTATRARIGVLVAAGSTALAGCGIAWANFLLSVGSGM comes from the coding sequence ATGGACATCTTCCCCGACTTCGGTGCCGTCGGCGCCGCCGCAGAGCTTCGCAGCATCATCGGCGCGCTCATGACCTACGTGCTGATATTCGCCGTGCTCATGCTCATCATCAGCGCCGTGACGTGGGCGCTTGCATCGTCGAATGGCCATGTTCAGACGGCCACTCGTGCTCGCATTGGGGTGTTGGTCGCCGCTGGCTCAACAGCATTGGCCGGCTGCGGTATCGCGTGGGCGAACTTCCTGCTCTCGGTCGGCTCAGGGATGTAA
- a CDS encoding DUF2637 domain-containing protein codes for MTPRSSDVRLATLTAVAGTVFIAAGAFWLSFTSLSDLARRSGVDPGQAWMWPLIVDGIIVVATVAAVALTGTRGSWYPWMLLVAGAGISVAANAIHAVVAETTEVPLVLAACVASVPPMVLLAITHLTSVLMGSKSSTQPDTRHITTSTAPARAVAKARRALPPAAATSAPIAPRDDASSLRSLGWSNAAIAKKLGVHPSTIGRWLSDHVGAPSSQTDTVREGASDG; via the coding sequence ATGACGCCGCGTTCCAGTGATGTTCGGCTGGCGACGTTGACTGCGGTCGCCGGTACCGTCTTCATCGCCGCGGGTGCGTTCTGGCTTTCGTTCACATCGCTCAGCGATCTCGCACGGCGTTCCGGAGTGGATCCCGGTCAGGCGTGGATGTGGCCGCTCATCGTCGACGGCATCATCGTGGTCGCGACTGTAGCAGCGGTCGCACTCACCGGCACCCGGGGCTCCTGGTATCCGTGGATGCTGCTGGTCGCCGGCGCCGGCATCTCGGTTGCCGCGAACGCGATCCATGCAGTCGTTGCGGAGACGACCGAGGTTCCGCTGGTGCTCGCGGCCTGCGTCGCATCCGTGCCGCCGATGGTGCTGTTGGCCATCACCCACCTGACGTCGGTGCTGATGGGTTCGAAGAGCAGCACCCAACCGGATACCCGGCACATCACGACATCGACAGCACCGGCGCGCGCTGTGGCGAAGGCGCGGCGTGCGCTCCCGCCTGCTGCTGCGACGTCGGCCCCCATCGCCCCCCGCGACGATGCGTCATCGCTGCGGTCGCTCGGTTGGTCGAACGCGGCGATCGCGAAAAAGCTCGGCGTGCACCCGTCCACGATCGGGCGTTGGCTGAGCGATCACGTCGGCGCACCTTCCTCGCAGACCGACACCGTACGGGAAGGTGCGAGCGATGGATGA
- a CDS encoding bifunctional DNA primase/polymerase codes for MRFGEVLLLTSRLSPRDAARAFAEAGVPVFPCIAGGKRPLTLTGFHDATAEPGVVAEWWSAWPNANLAVPTGARSGLEVVDVDVKDERSGFDAFSVAQAAGILDGEYARVRTPSGGIHVYFPSAIDRPQRCWQSATAHIDFRGDGGYVVVPPSCISIDTGRATYRLSSLSSGEPHPVDATALRSLIDPNSVRPRRDAAQASPSAALPGTVDRQRLAAWVAQLREGERNHGLFWAACRLAEAGLTAVTIEDALGAAASRAGLADDEIAITIRSAQRHVSRSSAAQGVWQECPVLATRISESSCRR; via the coding sequence ATGAGGTTCGGCGAGGTTCTGCTCCTCACGAGCAGGCTGAGCCCGCGGGACGCCGCACGCGCGTTCGCGGAAGCCGGCGTACCGGTGTTCCCCTGCATCGCTGGAGGCAAGCGACCGCTGACGTTGACCGGCTTCCATGATGCGACCGCCGAACCCGGGGTGGTCGCCGAATGGTGGTCGGCCTGGCCGAACGCGAACCTGGCAGTGCCGACTGGCGCACGGTCCGGTCTCGAAGTCGTCGACGTCGACGTCAAGGACGAGCGATCTGGTTTCGACGCCTTCTCGGTGGCACAAGCGGCCGGCATTCTGGACGGCGAGTACGCACGAGTCCGCACCCCCTCAGGTGGGATCCACGTGTACTTCCCCAGTGCCATCGACCGGCCGCAACGCTGCTGGCAGTCAGCGACGGCTCACATCGATTTCCGCGGCGACGGCGGCTACGTCGTGGTCCCGCCCTCGTGCATCTCAATCGACACCGGTCGCGCCACATACCGACTCTCCTCGCTCAGCTCGGGCGAGCCGCACCCGGTCGACGCGACCGCGCTTCGCTCGCTGATCGATCCGAACTCGGTACGACCGCGAAGGGATGCCGCGCAAGCCTCGCCGTCGGCAGCGCTACCCGGCACCGTGGACCGGCAGCGCCTCGCGGCGTGGGTGGCTCAGCTGCGGGAAGGCGAGCGGAATCACGGCCTGTTCTGGGCAGCATGCCGACTCGCCGAGGCAGGGCTCACGGCCGTCACAATCGAAGACGCGCTCGGTGCGGCCGCCTCGAGGGCGGGCCTCGCCGACGACGAGATCGCCATCACCATCCGGTCAGCCCAACGCCACGTCAGTCGGAGCTCGGCTGCGCAGGGCGTCTGGCAGGAATGCCCTGTGCTCGCAACGCGGATCAGCGAGTCATCGTGCAGGCGATGA
- a CDS encoding conjugal transfer protein TrbL has translation MSICDVPVIAEVCTNVGEGTASLVTAPFDWLASAMGSAAAWMFEAVWTAFDTTTLVDVTDPTYLQVFNVLFGVAVFVTLIFFFLQLITGLVHRDPTALPRAGLGLAKSILGSFVIVGLTALLLEITDQLAIGIVQATGNTMAGMGDRIALLASGLATINIGAPGVGAIITIFLSALAISAAAIVWFSLLIRKALLLVAVVFGPIALAGATWDATKGWFGKWVAFVVALVLSKLVLVVIFLVAIAQVAAPIDADLASISDPIAGIVLMFVAAFAPYITYKFLNFVGFDMYHAMSSEQEAKSALNRPVPVPSGPSLDNAKKVLDGGRGGSDAGGAAPATPTGATAGHAGGSSPASSGGAASSARAGAAGSGASAGAGTAAASGAGAAAGPIGLAAVAGAQVVGATASAGHRFGSSLGQVGDAHAGTADASASATPTASLPPAPESRPRPPEPSLPITPMPPRKDA, from the coding sequence ATGAGCATCTGCGACGTCCCAGTCATCGCCGAAGTCTGCACGAACGTCGGCGAGGGCACCGCGTCGCTCGTCACAGCGCCGTTCGATTGGCTGGCCTCGGCGATGGGCTCGGCCGCGGCATGGATGTTCGAAGCCGTCTGGACGGCGTTCGACACCACCACCCTCGTCGATGTCACCGACCCGACCTACCTGCAGGTCTTCAACGTCCTGTTCGGCGTCGCCGTATTTGTCACGCTGATCTTCTTCTTCCTGCAGCTGATCACCGGGCTCGTGCACCGCGACCCGACCGCGCTCCCCCGCGCCGGCCTCGGTCTGGCGAAATCGATCCTCGGCTCGTTCGTGATCGTCGGCCTGACCGCGCTGCTGCTCGAGATCACCGACCAGCTCGCGATCGGCATCGTTCAAGCCACGGGCAACACGATGGCGGGCATGGGTGACCGCATCGCCCTCCTTGCCAGCGGCCTCGCGACGATCAATATTGGGGCCCCGGGCGTGGGAGCGATCATCACGATCTTCCTGTCCGCCCTCGCGATCAGCGCCGCGGCGATCGTCTGGTTCTCCCTGCTGATCCGCAAGGCGCTCTTGCTGGTCGCGGTCGTATTCGGCCCGATCGCATTGGCCGGCGCGACCTGGGATGCCACGAAGGGATGGTTCGGCAAGTGGGTCGCGTTCGTCGTGGCCCTCGTGCTGTCGAAGCTCGTGCTCGTCGTGATCTTCCTCGTCGCCATCGCCCAGGTGGCCGCCCCAATCGACGCGGATCTCGCCTCGATCAGCGACCCGATCGCTGGCATCGTGTTGATGTTCGTCGCCGCGTTCGCGCCATACATCACCTACAAGTTCTTGAACTTCGTCGGATTCGACATGTATCACGCGATGTCCAGCGAGCAGGAGGCGAAGTCCGCACTGAATCGCCCGGTACCGGTGCCCAGCGGTCCAAGCCTCGACAACGCCAAGAAGGTGCTCGACGGCGGTCGCGGCGGCAGTGATGCCGGCGGCGCTGCACCCGCAACGCCGACTGGTGCGACCGCTGGGCACGCCGGTGGCTCATCGCCCGCCTCGAGCGGTGGTGCGGCGTCGTCGGCGCGGGCAGGCGCCGCGGGAAGTGGCGCCTCGGCTGGGGCCGGCACAGCTGCGGCGTCAGGAGCAGGGGCAGCCGCTGGCCCAATCGGACTCGCTGCCGTCGCAGGCGCGCAGGTAGTCGGGGCAACGGCGAGCGCCGGTCATCGATTCGGTAGCTCCCTCGGTCAAGTCGGCGACGCGCATGCGGGTACCGCGGATGCGTCCGCAAGCGCAACGCCCACGGCATCCCTGCCACCTGCCCCGGAATCGCGCCCGCGGCCCCCTGAACCGAGCCTGCCCATCACCCCGATGCCTCCGCGAAAGGATGCCTGA
- a CDS encoding ParB N-terminal domain-containing protein, with translation MTGGQGHIELDRSIESIRIGARHRRDLGDIKGLAASIERQGLLQPITVTPDGDLVCGARRLAALRLLGLRQVSVWVRSGISDDLARLLAEQDDNAMHKSLAPTEAAALYREVKELLAEDAQRRQQASRFQAAGAHPDGAAPGAAPSPRGSGDARAQAAQLVSGSRSYNTHERIARLQQIADDETAPADVRADARRALEAIDGGAPVKPTLRAVTEQLEGSDDLDEEAELQQLAQTALTRVKSEPRSKRRGRVSAAQDDGELLRLPARAFVLQWSDLHEWWRRFDAEEVAAALTDEQWDQFEATLEGSVEFAESLRNLRRRALAASG, from the coding sequence ATGACCGGCGGGCAGGGGCACATCGAGCTCGATCGGTCGATCGAATCGATCCGCATCGGTGCGCGTCACCGCCGCGACCTCGGCGACATCAAGGGGCTCGCCGCCTCGATCGAGCGGCAGGGCCTGTTGCAGCCGATCACCGTCACGCCGGATGGGGATCTGGTCTGCGGCGCGCGCCGCCTCGCTGCCCTTCGGCTGCTCGGGCTCCGACAGGTCAGTGTCTGGGTACGATCGGGAATCTCCGATGATCTCGCCCGGCTGCTCGCTGAACAAGACGACAACGCGATGCACAAGTCCCTCGCGCCGACCGAGGCTGCCGCCCTGTACCGGGAAGTCAAGGAACTCCTCGCGGAGGATGCCCAGAGGCGGCAGCAGGCGAGCCGGTTCCAAGCAGCCGGAGCTCACCCGGACGGTGCCGCACCGGGTGCGGCACCGAGTCCACGCGGGTCCGGGGATGCCCGCGCCCAGGCCGCCCAACTCGTCAGCGGCTCTCGCTCGTACAACACGCACGAACGCATCGCGCGGCTGCAGCAGATCGCGGATGACGAGACCGCACCGGCAGACGTCCGAGCAGATGCGAGGCGGGCTCTCGAAGCCATCGATGGCGGGGCGCCCGTGAAGCCCACGCTGCGCGCGGTGACGGAGCAGCTCGAAGGCAGTGATGACCTCGACGAGGAGGCGGAACTGCAGCAGCTCGCGCAGACGGCACTCACTCGGGTGAAGTCGGAGCCGCGGTCCAAGCGGCGCGGTCGTGTGTCGGCAGCACAGGATGACGGCGAGCTCCTGAGACTTCCGGCTCGCGCATTCGTCCTGCAGTGGTCGGACCTGCACGAGTGGTGGCGGCGCTTCGATGCCGAAGAGGTGGCGGCAGCGCTGACCGACGAGCAGTGGGACCAGTTCGAGGCGACGCTCGAAGGATCAGTCGAGTTCGCCGAGTCGCTTCGCAATCTCCGACGTCGCGCCCTCGCCGCATCAGGATGA
- a CDS encoding M23 family metallopeptidase — MHRLVIILLVLIFAGPPAALVGVAAFVNPAARACASGSLIIGDIPDSLTATTRSGHTIALNKSQLGHAATITTVGSQTVGVDRDGVIIAIMAALTESGLRMLANPSAHPESAGYPNDGNGSDHDSLGLFQMRPASGWGSVAELMNPDYQARAFYGGTTGPNAGSPRGLLDVFGWRELDRGAAAQAVEVSAFPDRYREYEPVAESILTELTRSGGRAGNGAGAAPPRVPETTRVVFPLPDGTYTGTDSFGWRVDPVTGERRFHAGSDLAAPAGTAILAVADGRVVFAGERGTYGGLIVLEHTVAGLTVASFYAHMHDEGIHVAVGDTVAAGQHIGDVGSAGKSTGPHLHLEIHPGGQNEPAVNAVDWLTEHGAAGVADSELTIAGCRPERTP, encoded by the coding sequence ATGCATCGCCTCGTCATCATCCTTCTCGTTCTGATCTTTGCCGGCCCACCGGCAGCGCTCGTCGGCGTTGCCGCGTTCGTGAACCCCGCAGCACGAGCCTGCGCATCGGGTTCATTGATCATCGGAGATATCCCCGACTCACTGACGGCTACGACCCGATCCGGCCACACCATCGCTCTGAACAAGAGCCAGCTCGGCCACGCTGCGACGATCACGACGGTCGGCTCACAAACAGTCGGGGTCGATCGCGACGGCGTGATCATCGCCATCATGGCCGCGCTCACCGAATCCGGTCTCAGGATGCTCGCGAATCCCAGCGCGCACCCCGAATCGGCCGGGTACCCCAATGACGGCAACGGCTCTGATCATGATTCGCTCGGACTGTTCCAGATGCGGCCGGCGTCTGGATGGGGCAGCGTCGCGGAGCTGATGAACCCGGACTACCAAGCCCGCGCCTTCTACGGCGGTACGACTGGGCCGAACGCGGGCTCGCCACGGGGCCTGCTCGACGTCTTCGGTTGGCGGGAGCTCGACCGCGGTGCCGCGGCTCAGGCCGTCGAAGTCAGCGCCTTCCCAGATCGCTACCGCGAGTACGAACCGGTCGCCGAGTCGATCCTCACGGAGCTCACTCGCTCCGGCGGGCGTGCAGGCAACGGCGCAGGGGCCGCTCCCCCACGCGTGCCGGAGACCACACGGGTCGTGTTCCCCCTGCCGGATGGCACCTACACGGGCACCGACAGCTTCGGTTGGCGTGTCGACCCAGTCACCGGCGAGCGCCGGTTCCACGCCGGCAGCGACCTGGCGGCGCCTGCGGGCACGGCGATCCTGGCCGTGGCGGACGGCCGAGTTGTCTTCGCCGGTGAACGCGGAACGTACGGCGGGCTGATCGTGCTCGAGCACACAGTCGCCGGCCTGACGGTCGCCTCCTTCTACGCACACATGCACGACGAGGGCATCCACGTCGCCGTCGGAGACACCGTGGCGGCCGGCCAGCACATCGGCGACGTCGGCTCAGCAGGCAAATCGACTGGCCCGCACCTGCACCTCGAGATCCACCCCGGCGGTCAAAACGAGCCCGCCGTGAATGCCGTCGACTGGCTCACAGAACACGGCGCAGCAGGTGTCGCCGATTCCGAGCTTACGATCGCCGGATGCCGCCCCGAAAGGACACCCTGA